From the genome of Campylobacter lari:
TTCTATAGGAAATGATGCTTATTTAATGCAACATTGTGAAATTTATCAAAAATTAAAACAAAAAGCACAAAAAACTGATAAAGTTAAAGAAAATGAAAACTAAGAATTATCATTTTTTTAGTAAAATATGCTATTTTGTAAAAAAGGAAAAATATGACTTATGAAAGTTTAAAACCTTTAATATATAAATTAGATCCAGAAAATGCCCATGCTTTAGCTGAATTTAGTATGCGAACGCTAGATTGTATATTTCCTGGAGGGCTTAGTTTTTTTGCAAAAGATTGTATAATAAATGATGAAATTTTAAATCAAGAAATTTTTAATTTAAATTTTTACAATCCTGTGGGCTTAGCAGGTGGCTTTGATAAAAATGCAACTATGATAAGACCGCTAAGTGCTTTAGGTTTTGGCTTTTTAGAATATGGAACTTTCACCCCAAAACCTCAAAATGGCAACGAAAAACCTAGACTTTTTAGACTTGTTGAACAAGAAAGTATTCAAAATGCTATGGGTTTTAATAATAAAGGTAAAGATGCTATCGCAAAAGAAGTAAAAAAAGTCTATCCTTTTAGCATACCTTTAGTAGCAAATATAGGCAAAAATAAAATCACTCCAAATGAAGAAGCTATTAATGATTATATTATTTTATTAAAAGAATTTAAAGATTTGTGCGATTTGTTTGTGATTAATATATCCTCTCCAAATACCAAAAATTTAAGAGATTTACAAAGTGAGGAATTTGTAAACACCCTATTTAATCAAGCAAAAGAAATCACAAAAAAACCTGTGATTTTAAAAATTGCTCCAGATATGAGTATAGATAGTGCAATTTCACTTTGCAAAAGTGCTATTAGTGCAAAAGCTGATGGTATTATCATGGCAAATACTAGTATAGATTATTCTTTAATTGATAATACAAGAACCTTTGGTGGAATTAGTGGTAGATTAATCACTCAAAAAAGTGCGACATTTTTTAAAGAAGTAGCTAAAGAAATTTATCAAGATACTATTTTAATAGCAAGCGGTGGTATAGATAGTGCTGAACTTGCTTATGAACGCATTAAAAATGGAGCTAGTTTGGTTCAAATTTATACAGCTATGATTTTTAAAGGACCAAGTATTGTTAAAAATATCAATCAAGGATTAATTGAACTTTTAAAACAAGATGGTTTTAATCATATTAGTCAAGCTATAGGAGTTAATTTTAAATGATTAATTATAAAAAAATCACCCTTGAAAATGAACTTGAAATTTACACTTTACCTGTAAATAAAAAAAGCGGGGTTATAAGTGTAGATATTTTTTATAAAGTTGGCTCAAGAAATGAAAAAATGGGAAAAAGCGGCATAGCTCACATGCTTGAACATTTAAATTTTAAAAGTACAAAAAATTTAAAAGCAGGCGAATTTGATGAGATAGTCAAGGGTTTTGGTGGAGTGGATAATGCAAGTACTGGTTTTGACTATACGCATTATTTTATAAAATGCTCTAGTGAAAATTTAGACAAATCTTTGTGGCTTTTTGCTGAATTAATGCGTAATTTAAATTTAAAAGATGATGAGTTTCAGCCTGAAAGAAATGTAGTTTTAGAAGAAAGGCGTTGGAGAACTGATAATAATCCTTTAGGATATTTATATTTTAGATTATACAATCATGCCTTTTTACATCATCCATATCATTGGACTCCAATAGGCTTTTTTAAAGATATACAAAATTGGAAAATAGGAGATATACAAGATTTTCATCAAACTTTTTATCAACCCAAAAATGCTATTTTGCTTGTGAGTGGCGATATTAATGAAGATGAAGTTTTCAATCTTGCTAAAAAACATTTTCAAGATATAAAAAACACCAAAGAAATCCCTATAGTTCATGAAAAAGAACCTGAACAAGATGGTGCTAAACGCGTGATCTTGCACAAAGAAAGCGATACACAACTACTAGCACTTGCATACAAAATTCCTGCATTTAATCATGAAGATATGCCAAAACTTTGCGCATTGAGTGAGCTTTTAGGAAATGGAAAAAGTTCTTTAATAAGTGAAATTTTAATTGATAAATTAGAACTAATCAATGAATTTTATGCCTATGCAAGTGAAAATATAGATGAGAATTTATTTATATTTATTTGTGTTTGTAATGAAGATATAAAAGCAGAAGATGTTGAAAAAGAGCTTTTGAAAATTCTTGAAGATGTAAAAAATGCCAAATTTGATGATGCTATCATGGAAAAAATCAAAAATACCGTAAAAAGTGATTTTATTTTTTCACTAAGCAATGCAAGTAGCGTTGCAAATATTTATGGATCTTATCTTGCAAAGGGTGATTTAAAACCTTTGCTTGATTATGAAAAAAATATAGAAAATCTAAGCAAAGATGATTTAATTCATTGTGCTAGAAAATACTTCAATGAAGACAAATCTACAACAATAATCTTAAAAAGGGGCGAAAATGGACAATAACATCATCATAGGAGCAATGACAGCTTTAATAACTCCATTTAAAAATGGAAAATTAGATGAGCAAACTTACCATAAACTTATCAAAAGACAAATCGCAAATGGAATTGATGTAGTAGTGCCTGTTGGAACAACCGGAGAAAGTGCCACCTTAACCCATGAAGAGCATAGAATTTGTATAGAAATAGCACTAGATGCATGCAAAGGAAGTTCTTGTAAGGTTTTAGCAGGAGCAGGAAGCAATGCCACACATGAAGCTGTAAGTTTAGCTAAGTTTGCACAAGAGCATGGAGCTGATGGAATTTTAAGCGTTACTCCATATTATAACAAACCCACACAAGAAGGTTTATATCTTCATTATAAAGAAATAGCAAAAAGTATAGATATACCTGTACTTTTATATAATGTCCCAGGAAGAACAGGGTGTGAGCTTCAAACAGAAACTATTATAAGATTATTTAGAGATTGTGAAAATATTTACGGGGTAAAAGAAGCTAGTGGAAGCATTGATAAATGCGTTGATTTGCTAGCGCATGAACCTAGAATGATACTTTTAAGCGGGGAAGATGCGATTAATTATCCTATACTTTCAAATGGCGGTAAGGGTGTGATTTCAGTTACTTCAAATTTACTTCCTGATATGATTTCAAAATTAACTCATCTAGCTTTAAAAGAAAAATACATTGAAGCTAAAAAAATCAATGATGAGTTATATAATATTAATAAAATTTTATTTTGTGAAAGCAATCCTATACCTATTAAAGCGGCAATGTATATAGCAGGTTTAACCCCTACTTTAGAATATCGTTTGCCACTTTGCAAACCTAGTGATTGCAATTTAACAAAAATAGAAGCGATTATGAAAAACTATAATATAAAAGGATTTTAATGGATACTTTTTTTCAAAATAAAACTTTAGTAATTAGCGGTGGAACAAGAGGGATTGGTAAAGCTATTGTATATGAGTTTGCAAAAGCGGGAGCCAATGTAGCTTTTACTTATAATTCTAATGCAGATTTAGCTCAAGAAATTGTGAAAGATTTAGAAAATAATTATAAAATCAAAGCAAAGGCTTATGAATTTAATATACTTGAACCAGAAACATATAAAGAGTTGTTTGAAAAAATTGATCAAGATTTTGATAGAATAGATTTTTTCATCTCTAATGCTATCATTTCAGGTCGTGCTGTTGTAGGTGGATATACTAAATTTATGAAATTAAAGCCAAAAGGTATTAATAATATTTTCACAGCAACCGTAAATGCTTTTGTTGTTGGAGCGCAAGAAGCGGCAAAAAGAATGGAAAAAGTTGGTGGGGGTAGTATATTATCTATTTCTTCAACAGGAAATTTAGTTCATATTGAAAATTATGCTGGTCATGGTACAGCTAAAGCAGCGGTTGAAGCTATGGCAAGATATGCTGCAACCGAGCTTGGTTCTAAAAATATCCGTGTAAATGTAGTTAGCGGTGGACCAATTGATACTGACGCGCTTAAAG
Proteins encoded in this window:
- a CDS encoding quinone-dependent dihydroorotate dehydrogenase, with the translated sequence MTYESLKPLIYKLDPENAHALAEFSMRTLDCIFPGGLSFFAKDCIINDEILNQEIFNLNFYNPVGLAGGFDKNATMIRPLSALGFGFLEYGTFTPKPQNGNEKPRLFRLVEQESIQNAMGFNNKGKDAIAKEVKKVYPFSIPLVANIGKNKITPNEEAINDYIILLKEFKDLCDLFVINISSPNTKNLRDLQSEEFVNTLFNQAKEITKKPVILKIAPDMSIDSAISLCKSAISAKADGIIMANTSIDYSLIDNTRTFGGISGRLITQKSATFFKEVAKEIYQDTILIASGGIDSAELAYERIKNGASLVQIYTAMIFKGPSIVKNINQGLIELLKQDGFNHISQAIGVNFK
- a CDS encoding M16 family metallopeptidase, giving the protein MINYKKITLENELEIYTLPVNKKSGVISVDIFYKVGSRNEKMGKSGIAHMLEHLNFKSTKNLKAGEFDEIVKGFGGVDNASTGFDYTHYFIKCSSENLDKSLWLFAELMRNLNLKDDEFQPERNVVLEERRWRTDNNPLGYLYFRLYNHAFLHHPYHWTPIGFFKDIQNWKIGDIQDFHQTFYQPKNAILLVSGDINEDEVFNLAKKHFQDIKNTKEIPIVHEKEPEQDGAKRVILHKESDTQLLALAYKIPAFNHEDMPKLCALSELLGNGKSSLISEILIDKLELINEFYAYASENIDENLFIFICVCNEDIKAEDVEKELLKILEDVKNAKFDDAIMEKIKNTVKSDFIFSLSNASSVANIYGSYLAKGDLKPLLDYEKNIENLSKDDLIHCARKYFNEDKSTTIILKRGENGQ
- the dapA gene encoding 4-hydroxy-tetrahydrodipicolinate synthase yields the protein MDNNIIIGAMTALITPFKNGKLDEQTYHKLIKRQIANGIDVVVPVGTTGESATLTHEEHRICIEIALDACKGSSCKVLAGAGSNATHEAVSLAKFAQEHGADGILSVTPYYNKPTQEGLYLHYKEIAKSIDIPVLLYNVPGRTGCELQTETIIRLFRDCENIYGVKEASGSIDKCVDLLAHEPRMILLSGEDAINYPILSNGGKGVISVTSNLLPDMISKLTHLALKEKYIEAKKINDELYNINKILFCESNPIPIKAAMYIAGLTPTLEYRLPLCKPSDCNLTKIEAIMKNYNIKGF
- a CDS encoding enoyl-ACP reductase → MDTFFQNKTLVISGGTRGIGKAIVYEFAKAGANVAFTYNSNADLAQEIVKDLENNYKIKAKAYEFNILEPETYKELFEKIDQDFDRIDFFISNAIISGRAVVGGYTKFMKLKPKGINNIFTATVNAFVVGAQEAAKRMEKVGGGSILSISSTGNLVHIENYAGHGTAKAAVEAMARYAATELGSKNIRVNVVSGGPIDTDALKAFTNYEEVKNATINLSPLNRIGQPQDLAGACLFLCSDKANWITGHTLIVDGGTTFK